In the Helianthus annuus cultivar XRQ/B chromosome 11, HanXRQr2.0-SUNRISE, whole genome shotgun sequence genome, one interval contains:
- the LOC110888196 gene encoding uncharacterized protein LOC110888196, whose amino-acid sequence MFATGLLQLQAKDWWDAHSKEIGEDKVQVLTWQEFKEPFLKYHFPQSAIDRIQEDFLHLHQKDETIDEITNTFLDKLKFCKEIAGTERMKINRYHGMLKAEYREFIIPAKCETLNELINLARDREIELRRQAERGEKRASENVSSSSPSKKQKFQDQSKKDKVKGVLILSERAITILQPGHIKAERPKLQQKTDKEARKEEAPRAKGRMFQIMTEEAKDHPNVVLGIFLLNLMPTYVLFDIGASRSFVSSELVSHPSFRIERMHVPLEVEIADSKSYLLHEVCRNCEIIIEDEKFAIDLIPMVLGEFKVVVGMDWLAKHHAEIHCEKKMIHVLTPEGKRVSIQGERNVNSKLCSIVQAFKYVRNGSKAFLTYVIDTKQNTPKIEEVEVVNEFLDVFPEDL is encoded by the exons atgttcgCCACCGGTTTGTTACAACTCCAAGCTAAAGACTGGTGGGATGCTCATAGTAAAGAGATTGGGGAAGACAAAGTTCAAGTCTTGACATGGCAAGAGTTTAAGGAACCTTTTCTAAAGTACCACTTTCCGCAATCTGCCATTGACAGGATCCAAGAAGATTTCTTACATCTCCATCAGAAAGACGAAACCATTGATGAAATCACCAACACTTTTCTCGATAAGCTGAAATTCTGTAAAGAAATAGCGGGAACGGAAAGAATGAAGATAAACCGCTATCATGGTATGTTGAAAGCTGAATATCGGGAGTTCATAATTCCCGCTAAATGTGAAACCTTGAATGAACTCATTAACTTGGCCCGAGATAGGGAGATTGAACTAAGAAGACAGGCAGAAAGAGGTGAGAAGAGAGCGTCTGAGAATGTTTCCAGCTCGAGCCCGTCAAAGAAACAGAAATTTCAAGATCAGAGCAAGAAGGATAAGGTGAAGG GTGTCCTAATCCTTTCAGAACGTGCTATAACTATTTTGCAACCGGGTCATATTAAGGCTGAACGTCCCAAGCTTCAACAGAAAACCGATAAGGAAGCAAGAAAGGAGGAAGCCCCAAGAGCTAAGGGGAGGATGTTTCAGATCATGACTGAAGAAGCAAAGGACCACCCGAATGTTGTATTAGGTATATTCTTATTGAACTTGATGCCTACGTACGTGTTATTTGATATTGGAGCCAGTAGATCGTTTGTATCAAGTGAATTAGTGTCACACCCCTCTTTTAGAATCGAAAGAATGCATGTGCCATTAGAAGTAGAGATAGCGGATAGTAAGAGTTATTTGCTGCACGAAGTTTGTAGAAATTGTGAAATTATCATTGAAGACGAGAAGTTTGCCATTGACCTTATTCCCATGGTATTGGGAGAATTTAAGGTTGtagttggcatggattggctagCCAAACATCATGCTGAAATCCATTGTGAGAAAAAGATGATTCATGTGTTAACACCGGAAGGAAAACGAGTGAGTATACAAGGGGAAAGGAATGTTAATTCGAAGCTTTGTTCTATAGTCCAAGCATTCAAGTatgtgcgaaatggaagcaagGCGTTTCTAACTTACGTGATAGATACTAAGCAAAATACCCCCAAGATAGAAGaggttgaagttgtgaacgagTTTCttgatgtatttccggaagatttgTAG